In one Agathobacter rectalis ATCC 33656 genomic region, the following are encoded:
- the cmk gene encoding (d)CMP kinase, translating into MRYNIAIDGPAGAGKSTIAKRLAKELGAIYVDTGAMYRAMAYYFIQKGVDKDDIDTITKLCKDVEVSISYENGEQQVILNGENITGFIRQEAVGNMASATSVYPVVREKLVELQRQLAARENVVMDGRDIGTVVLPDANVKIFLTASSKVRAKRRFDELTAKGEKCDIDAIEKDIIERDHRDMTRETSPLKQADDAVLLDSSDMTIDEVVDRMKQLVKEA; encoded by the coding sequence ATGAGATACAATATAGCAATTGACGGACCGGCAGGAGCCGGAAAAAGCACTATAGCAAAGAGACTTGCAAAGGAACTTGGCGCAATTTATGTCGATACAGGTGCCATGTACCGTGCCATGGCATACTATTTTATCCAAAAGGGTGTGGACAAGGATGATATTGACACCATCACGAAGCTATGTAAGGATGTTGAGGTTTCAATCAGCTATGAAAACGGTGAACAGCAGGTTATCTTAAATGGTGAGAATATCACAGGCTTTATAAGACAGGAGGCTGTCGGCAATATGGCATCAGCAACAAGTGTTTATCCTGTAGTTAGAGAAAAGCTTGTTGAGCTTCAAAGACAGCTCGCTGCCAGAGAAAATGTGGTGATGGATGGAAGAGATATAGGAACTGTTGTGCTTCCTGATGCCAATGTCAAGATATTTTTAACAGCAAGCTCTAAAGTACGTGCAAAGAGACGCTTCGATGAGCTTACTGCAAAGGGTGAGAAATGCGATATTGATGCAATCGAGAAGGATATTATAGAGAGAGACCACAGGGATATGACAAGAGAGACATCACCTTTGAAGCAGGCGGATGATGCTGTGCTGCTTGATTCGTCTGATATGACAATCGATGAGGTGGTAGATAGAATGAAACAGCTTGTGAAAGAGGCATAG
- the ispH gene encoding 4-hydroxy-3-methylbut-2-enyl diphosphate reductase, with product MGELTIAKSAGFCFGVTRAVNMVYEAIEKENVPIYTYGPIIHNDEVVKDMEKNGVTVINDLDELSSHEKGVMIIRSHGISKAEYDRIKNCGFEVLNATCPFVSKIHRYVEDYSSKGYDIIIVGSPKHPEVCGIKGWADEKCHVTIINSPEDAENYMKNSTKKLCIVSQTTFNYNKFQDIVEIIAKKGYDITVLNTICNATEVRQTEARKVAQCSDVMIVIGDRHSSNTQKLFEICKNECKNTYYIQTSDEMDYTQIRSNNNVGITAGASTPNNIIEEVSKNVRNEL from the coding sequence ATGGGAGAGCTTACTATCGCAAAAAGCGCCGGCTTTTGTTTTGGAGTGACGAGAGCGGTAAATATGGTCTATGAGGCAATTGAAAAGGAAAATGTGCCTATATACACCTATGGCCCGATTATTCACAATGATGAGGTCGTAAAGGATATGGAAAAAAATGGCGTAACCGTCATAAACGATCTCGATGAGCTTTCTTCTCATGAAAAGGGTGTGATGATTATCCGTTCACACGGTATAAGCAAGGCTGAGTATGACAGGATAAAAAACTGTGGCTTTGAGGTGCTTAATGCAACCTGTCCTTTTGTATCAAAAATTCACAGATATGTGGAAGATTACAGCTCAAAGGGCTATGATATTATAATTGTCGGCAGTCCAAAGCACCCTGAGGTGTGTGGAATAAAGGGCTGGGCAGACGAAAAATGCCATGTAACCATCATAAATTCTCCTGAGGATGCCGAAAATTACATGAAAAATAGTACAAAAAAACTATGCATAGTGTCACAAACGACATTTAACTACAATAAATTTCAAGATATAGTTGAAATTATTGCAAAAAAAGGTTATGATATAACTGTTTTAAATACAATCTGTAATGCTACAGAGGTCAGACAGACCGAAGCAAGAAAGGTAGCACAGTGCTCAGATGTCATGATTGTCATAGGCGACAGGCACAGCTCCAATACACAGAAGCTATTTGAAATATGTAAAAACGAATGCAAAAATACTTACTATATACAGACAAGTGACGAAATGGATTATACACAAATCAGGTCCAACAATAACGTAGGTATTACAGCAGGGGCTTCAACCCCAAATAATATCATTGAGGAGGTTTCAAAGAATGTCAGAAATGAGCTTTGA
- the rpsA gene encoding 30S ribosomal protein S1, with amino-acid sequence MSEMSFEQMLEESFKTIRNGEVVEGTVIDVKPDEIFLNIGYKSDGIITRNEYTNEPNVDLTTVVKVGDKMEAKVVKLNDGEGQVILSYKRLQAEKGSKRLEEAFENQEVLKAKVTQVLAGGVCVSVDETRVFIPASLVSDTYEKDLNKFKDQEIEFIITEFDPRKRRIIGNRKVLLVEQKAKQQEELLANLHVGDVIEGTVKNVTDFGAFIDLGGVDGLLHISEMSWGRVENPKKVFTVGQTVRVFVKNINGSKIALSMKFDDENPWNGATEKFAPGNIVKGKVARMTDFGAFIELAPGVDALLHVSQISKDHVEKPSDVLKIGQEVEAKVVEFNEDDKKISLSMKALLDSEDDGADVADVNIDEVASDNE; translated from the coding sequence ATGTCAGAAATGAGCTTTGAACAAATGCTGGAAGAATCTTTTAAAACTATAAGAAATGGAGAAGTGGTAGAAGGTACCGTTATTGATGTTAAACCTGACGAGATTTTCTTAAATATTGGATACAAATCAGACGGAATTATTACTAGAAACGAGTACACAAATGAGCCGAACGTAGATCTTACTACTGTTGTAAAGGTTGGCGACAAGATGGAAGCCAAGGTAGTTAAGCTTAACGATGGCGAGGGCCAGGTTATCCTTTCTTACAAGCGCCTTCAGGCAGAGAAGGGCAGCAAGCGTCTTGAGGAGGCTTTTGAGAACCAGGAAGTATTAAAGGCAAAAGTTACACAGGTATTAGCCGGTGGTGTATGTGTCAGTGTTGATGAGACAAGAGTATTCATCCCTGCAAGCCTTGTATCAGATACTTATGAGAAGGATCTCAACAAGTTCAAGGATCAGGAGATTGAGTTTATCATCACAGAGTTCGATCCAAGAAAGAGACGTATTATCGGAAATAGAAAGGTATTACTCGTTGAGCAGAAGGCTAAACAGCAGGAAGAGCTTCTTGCAAATCTTCACGTTGGCGATGTAATCGAAGGAACAGTTAAGAATGTTACAGATTTCGGTGCATTCATCGATCTTGGCGGAGTAGACGGATTACTTCATATCTCAGAGATGTCTTGGGGCAGAGTAGAGAACCCTAAGAAGGTATTCACTGTTGGACAGACTGTAAGAGTATTTGTTAAGAACATCAATGGTTCTAAGATTGCTCTTTCAATGAAGTTTGATGATGAGAATCCATGGAATGGTGCAACAGAGAAATTTGCTCCTGGCAATATCGTAAAGGGCAAAGTAGCCAGAATGACAGATTTTGGTGCATTCATCGAGCTTGCTCCTGGTGTTGACGCACTTCTTCATGTTTCACAGATTTCAAAGGATCATGTTGAGAAGCCATCAGATGTTCTCAAGATTGGTCAGGAGGTTGAGGCTAAGGTTGTTGAGTTCAATGAGGACGATAAGAAAATCAGCTTAAGCATGAAGGCTCTCCTTGATTCAGAGGATGATGGAGCAGATGTTGCAGATGTAAATATCGACGAGGTTGCTTCTGATAACGAGTAG
- a CDS encoding CheR family methyltransferase, with translation MFDHYEWFKKEVYRLTQIDLNYYKEKQMRRRIDTLARKNGADSYETYIDMISTDKAKFKQFINFITINVSEFYRNPDQWSFLDREVIPEILKNNTGTIKIWSAACSTGDEPYSLAMAFSKHVPLSRIKILATDIDDQVIASAKAGLYSAKSVENVPADLKKKYFTQVEGSYKISDDIKRCVTFKEHNLLKDSYPKDYDLILCRNVVIYFTDDAKDMIYKNFFNTLKSKGILFIGSTEQITTYRELGFERLSSFYFRKP, from the coding sequence ATGTTTGATCATTATGAATGGTTTAAAAAGGAAGTGTACAGGCTGACACAGATAGATCTCAATTATTATAAAGAGAAGCAGATGCGCAGGCGTATTGATACTCTTGCGAGAAAAAATGGGGCTGATTCTTATGAGACATACATTGATATGATTTCTACAGATAAGGCTAAGTTTAAACAGTTTATCAATTTTATCACTATCAATGTATCTGAGTTCTACAGGAATCCTGATCAGTGGAGTTTTTTGGACAGAGAGGTCATTCCTGAGATATTAAAGAACAATACAGGGACGATTAAGATATGGAGCGCGGCATGCTCAACAGGGGACGAGCCGTATTCGCTTGCCATGGCTTTTTCGAAGCATGTTCCATTGTCTCGTATAAAGATACTGGCTACAGATATTGACGACCAGGTGATTGCGAGCGCTAAAGCCGGGCTTTACAGCGCAAAGTCTGTAGAAAATGTGCCGGCTGACCTGAAGAAGAAGTACTTTACCCAGGTGGAGGGGTCATACAAGATATCCGATGATATCAAGCGATGTGTGACCTTTAAGGAACACAATCTGTTGAAGGATTCATATCCAAAGGATTACGATCTTATCCTGTGCAGGAATGTGGTGATTTATTTTACCGATGATGCGAAGGATATGATATACAAAAATTTCTTCAATACTTTAAAATCCAAGGGAATACTGTTTATAGGCAGTACTGAGCAGATAACTACATATCGTGAGCTCGGCTTTGAGAGATTGAGCAGTTTCTATTTCAGGAAGCCATGA
- a CDS encoding ribonuclease H-like domain-containing protein, with protein sequence MKTFHNEEIYIKTDNFSDSIFKENTMFFDIETTGFSPVKAIVYMIGCARRIKNRIVIDQYFAESVDDEAAVIEAFAGSLSGCSTIISFNGVGFDIPFLKNKYKKYKQEDPFCNVQILDIFKELSPIKPLLCLENYKQKSIEAFLGIDREDKYSGGELINVYYEYLAQKDDEKLSLLLTHNYEDVLGMTKLLSILSYKECIHGIADITGVSVNPYTAYDGSLMNELIISFENKFSVPKSVSFHDNDIYLTIGTTKSYVRAEIFEGEMRHFYSDYKNYYYLPKEDMAIHKSVAAYVDHEYREKCKAYNCYVRKTGTFIRQYSDFMKPEFRFDIKDKYSYFLLTEDFINSKQMVLSYVKHITDHLFNL encoded by the coding sequence ATGAAAACATTTCACAATGAAGAAATTTACATAAAAACCGATAATTTTTCAGACAGCATATTTAAAGAAAACACTATGTTCTTTGATATTGAGACAACAGGCTTTTCACCGGTGAAAGCGATTGTCTACATGATAGGCTGTGCAAGGCGCATTAAAAACCGTATTGTAATAGACCAGTATTTTGCCGAATCTGTCGATGACGAAGCAGCTGTAATTGAAGCCTTCGCAGGAAGTCTGTCAGGTTGCAGCACTATCATATCCTTCAACGGCGTCGGTTTTGATATACCATTTTTAAAGAATAAATACAAGAAATATAAGCAGGAAGACCCCTTCTGTAATGTGCAGATACTCGATATCTTTAAGGAACTTTCCCCGATAAAGCCTCTTTTGTGCCTCGAAAACTACAAGCAAAAAAGCATCGAAGCATTTCTGGGTATAGATAGGGAGGATAAATATTCCGGTGGTGAGCTCATAAACGTTTATTATGAATATCTTGCCCAAAAGGACGACGAAAAGCTATCCCTGCTTTTGACACACAACTACGAGGATGTCCTTGGCATGACAAAGCTCCTTAGTATACTTTCGTATAAAGAATGCATACATGGCATTGCAGACATCACCGGTGTATCCGTAAACCCATATACAGCTTACGACGGCAGTCTGATGAATGAGCTTATCATATCATTTGAAAATAAATTTTCCGTTCCAAAATCTGTAAGCTTCCATGACAATGACATCTATCTGACCATCGGCACTACAAAAAGCTATGTGCGTGCAGAGATATTCGAGGGGGAAATGCGCCATTTCTACAGCGATTACAAAAACTACTACTATCTTCCAAAGGAGGACATGGCCATACACAAGAGCGTCGCAGCATATGTCGACCACGAATACCGCGAAAAATGCAAGGCATACAACTGCTATGTGCGCAAAACCGGTACCTTCATCAGACAGTACTCTGACTTCATGAAGCCCGAGTTTCGATTCGATATAAAGGATAAGTACAGCTATTTCCTGCTGACTGAAGATTTTATAAATTCAAAACAGATGGTACTGTCATATGTAAAACACATAACAGACCATCTGTTTAACCTCTGA
- the rsxC gene encoding electron transport complex subunit RsxC has product MGHKTFIGGVHPYDGKELSKDSPIKEVLPKGDMVYPVSQHIGAPAKPVVAVGDTVLKGQMIAEAGGFVSSPIYSSVSGKVKAIEKRRVAVGDMVDSIVIENDGMFTETTYESVEDVTALSKEEIIEKVKNAGVVGMGGAGFPTHVKLSPKEPDKIEYIIANCAECEPYLTSDYRRMLENPEELIGGMKIILQLFDNAKGILGIEDNKPDCIEKLTELTKDEPRIEVCPLMTKYPQGGERQLIYATTGRAINSKMLPADAGCIVDNVETIIAVYNAVKNGQPVLKRISTVTGDAVKNPSNILYSIGTSYQELVDAAGGFKSQPEKIISGGPMMGFAMFSLDIPTTKTSSSILCFTHDEVAAFEPQACINCGRCVEACPEQLIPSRLAKFGLRGQMDEFEKWHGLECIECGSCSFACPSRRQVAQPIKTMKKLVLAEKRKQASKK; this is encoded by the coding sequence ATGGGTCATAAAACGTTTATTGGCGGTGTTCATCCATATGATGGCAAAGAGTTGTCTAAGGATTCACCAATTAAAGAAGTTTTGCCCAAGGGCGACATGGTATATCCGGTTTCGCAGCATATCGGCGCACCGGCTAAGCCTGTTGTTGCCGTAGGTGACACTGTGTTGAAGGGACAGATGATAGCAGAGGCCGGTGGCTTTGTTTCATCACCTATCTATTCATCAGTGTCAGGAAAAGTTAAGGCTATTGAGAAGCGACGTGTGGCGGTCGGCGATATGGTTGACAGTATTGTTATCGAAAATGATGGCATGTTTACTGAGACAACATATGAGAGCGTCGAGGATGTCACTGCGCTTTCAAAGGAAGAAATCATCGAGAAGGTCAAGAATGCGGGTGTTGTCGGCATGGGCGGTGCCGGTTTCCCTACACATGTTAAGCTTTCTCCAAAGGAGCCGGACAAGATTGAGTATATTATCGCAAACTGCGCAGAGTGTGAGCCTTACCTCACATCTGACTACAGACGTATGCTTGAGAATCCTGAGGAATTAATTGGCGGCATGAAGATCATACTTCAGCTTTTTGACAATGCAAAGGGGATCCTTGGTATAGAGGATAATAAGCCTGACTGTATCGAAAAGCTCACAGAGCTCACGAAGGATGAGCCACGTATTGAGGTTTGTCCGCTTATGACAAAGTACCCACAGGGTGGTGAGAGACAGCTCATCTATGCTACAACCGGCAGAGCCATCAATTCTAAGATGCTCCCTGCTGATGCAGGCTGTATCGTTGATAATGTAGAGACAATCATTGCTGTCTACAATGCCGTAAAGAATGGACAGCCAGTCCTTAAGCGTATTTCAACAGTTACAGGAGATGCTGTGAAGAATCCTTCCAATATTTTATACAGCATCGGTACCTCATATCAGGAGCTGGTTGATGCTGCAGGTGGCTTTAAGAGCCAGCCGGAGAAGATTATATCAGGCGGTCCTATGATGGGCTTTGCCATGTTTAGTCTTGATATCCCTACTACAAAGACCTCTTCATCAATACTGTGCTTCACACATGATGAGGTGGCAGCATTTGAGCCACAGGCCTGCATTAACTGCGGTCGTTGCGTTGAGGCATGTCCTGAGCAGCTTATTCCAAGCCGTCTTGCTAAGTTTGGTTTGCGTGGACAGATGGATGAGTTTGAGAAGTGGCACGGACTTGAGTGTATTGAGTGTGGAAGCTGTTCATTTGCATGTCCGTCAAGGAGACAGGTGGCTCAGCCTATTAAGACAATGAAGAAGCTTGTTCTCGCTGAAAAGAGAAAACAGGCCAGCAAAAAATAA
- a CDS encoding RnfABCDGE type electron transport complex subunit D, with protein sequence MSDLYHVSSSPHVRAKDSTDRIMLYVIIALLPASLFGIYNFGFRALFIILLTIASCVASEWVFDYIVKKKSTITDLSAVVTGLLLALNLPVSLPWWEAVLGGVFAIIIVKCMFGGLGQNFMNPALGGRCFLLIAFAADMTNFNVTRNGVDVYSGATPLALIKNEGLSSVNVRDMLIGNTAGTIGETSVIAILIGAIIMILLGVIDLKIPASYIITFAVFMFLFGAQQFDINYVVAELCGGGLMLGAFFMATDYVTSPITPMGKIIFGICCGILTGVFRCFGANAEGVSFAIILSNCLVPIIEKVSIPRAFGMVKEAKKNE encoded by the coding sequence GTGAGTGATTTATATCATGTTTCATCATCACCACATGTACGTGCCAAGGATTCCACTGACAGAATAATGCTTTATGTCATTATAGCATTACTCCCGGCAAGTCTTTTTGGTATTTACAATTTTGGATTTAGAGCACTTTTTATCATTCTGCTTACCATCGCATCGTGTGTGGCATCAGAATGGGTGTTTGACTACATAGTTAAGAAAAAGAGCACAATTACAGACCTTAGTGCGGTAGTTACAGGACTGCTTTTAGCACTAAATCTTCCGGTTTCACTTCCATGGTGGGAGGCTGTACTCGGTGGAGTATTTGCAATCATCATTGTCAAGTGTATGTTCGGAGGACTTGGACAGAACTTTATGAACCCGGCACTTGGTGGAAGATGCTTCCTTCTCATCGCATTTGCTGCTGATATGACTAATTTCAATGTCACAAGAAACGGCGTGGATGTATACTCAGGAGCAACACCACTTGCGCTCATCAAAAATGAGGGACTTTCAAGTGTTAATGTAAGAGATATGCTTATAGGAAATACTGCAGGAACAATCGGTGAGACATCAGTTATAGCTATTTTAATAGGTGCTATCATCATGATTTTACTTGGAGTCATTGATTTAAAGATTCCTGCATCTTACATTATTACATTTGCTGTTTTCATGTTCCTTTTCGGAGCACAGCAGTTTGATATCAACTATGTTGTTGCAGAGCTCTGCGGTGGTGGACTGATGCTCGGTGCATTTTTCATGGCAACCGATTATGTCACAAGCCCGATTACGCCGATGGGAAAGATAATATTCGGTATCTGCTGTGGTATATTGACAGGAGTATTCCGTTGCTTCGGTGCCAATGCAGAGGGTGTTTCCTTTGCTATCATCTTAAGCAACTGCCTTGTTCCTATTATTGAGAAGGTTTCTATCCCAAGAGCCTTTGGTATGGTAAAGGAGGCAAAGAAGAATGAATAA
- a CDS encoding RnfABCDGE type electron transport complex subunit G, whose protein sequence is MNKRIVHDALILTAFTLVLGFILALVQGITADPIDKANKAAAQKAYQAVFSDAKSFEKYDYDAEEADKLVSDAGYKDTIDDIETALDSNKETLGYVITVTAKDGSQGSITFSVGIKNDGTVNGYSITSISETPGLGMKAEEADFYKQFENKKVDKFDVVKATPSKDDEIEAITGSTITSKAMANGCNAAITYFQNKLQGGAN, encoded by the coding sequence ATGAATAAACGTATTGTACATGACGCTTTGATTTTAACTGCCTTTACTCTGGTGCTTGGTTTTATTCTTGCCCTGGTTCAGGGAATCACGGCAGATCCTATCGACAAGGCCAATAAAGCAGCAGCACAGAAAGCATATCAGGCAGTATTTTCGGATGCAAAATCATTTGAGAAATATGATTATGATGCTGAAGAAGCTGATAAGCTTGTATCTGATGCAGGCTATAAGGATACAATCGATGATATTGAGACTGCCCTTGATTCAAACAAAGAGACATTAGGCTATGTCATTACAGTTACAGCCAAGGATGGTAGCCAGGGCAGTATCACATTCTCTGTAGGTATCAAGAATGATGGTACTGTAAACGGTTACTCGATCACAAGCATCAGTGAGACTCCGGGACTTGGAATGAAGGCCGAGGAGGCTGATTTCTACAAGCAGTTTGAGAACAAGAAAGTAGACAAGTTCGACGTTGTAAAGGCTACACCTTCAAAGGATGATGAGATTGAGGCCATCACAGGCTCAACCATCACATCAAAGGCTATGGCCAACGGCTGCAACGCAGCTATTACTTACTTCCAGAATAAATTACAGGGAGGTGCCAACTAA
- the rsxE gene encoding electron transport complex subunit RsxE → MNKYVERLYNGIIKENPTFVLMLGMCPTLAVTSSAVNGLGMGLSTTVVLICSNLLISLFRKVIPNGVRMPAYIVIVASLVTVVQFLMQAYLPSLSAALGVYIPLIVVNCIILGRAESYASKNPPVESIFDGMGMGLGFTMGLTIIGLIREILGAGTFFNIKIFGDWFTPITIFIMAPGAFLVLGFLVAGMNIIRKKMEAKGTPLAEPAGCLSGDCAHCGASCPSAKAAQAAVAPNTTEGGDK, encoded by the coding sequence ATGAACAAATATGTAGAGCGTTTATATAATGGTATCATTAAGGAAAATCCTACCTTTGTACTTATGCTTGGTATGTGTCCTACACTGGCTGTTACATCCAGTGCGGTAAACGGACTTGGAATGGGACTTTCCACCACGGTGGTACTTATATGTTCAAACCTTTTGATTTCACTTTTCAGAAAAGTGATTCCTAACGGAGTGCGTATGCCGGCGTATATCGTCATAGTTGCATCTCTTGTTACAGTAGTACAGTTTTTAATGCAGGCTTATCTGCCTAGCCTTTCAGCAGCACTTGGTGTATACATCCCACTTATCGTGGTTAACTGTATCATCCTCGGACGTGCCGAGAGCTATGCTTCAAAGAATCCGCCTGTAGAGTCTATCTTTGATGGAATGGGAATGGGACTTGGATTTACCATGGGTCTTACAATCATCGGACTTATCCGTGAAATCTTAGGTGCAGGAACATTCTTCAACATCAAGATTTTCGGTGACTGGTTTACACCAATCACAATCTTTATCATGGCACCGGGAGCCTTCCTCGTACTTGGTTTCCTCGTTGCAGGCATGAATATCATCCGTAAAAAGATGGAAGCAAAGGGTACACCTCTTGCAGAGCCGGCAGGCTGCCTTTCAGGAGATTGTGCACATTGTGGAGCATCATGTCCATCAGCAAAAGCAGCACAGGCCGCTGTTGCGCCTAACACTACAGAAGGAGGGGATAAATAA